ACGGTTGAAGCACTTCTGGCGGCAAAGGACACTCTGAAAGGCCTCGAGGCCATCATGTTCGGAGACGTCACGTATGAAGAGAGTGAAATCTCCTGGCTTGAGCAAACGGACCTCGGACCGGTGATCAATGCGTTTCCTAACCTCGTTCATTTCCAGTGCCGAGGTGGTAACTCCCTTGAGCTCAATAATGTGAAGCATCATGGCCTTAAGACCTTGATAGTCGAGACAGGCGGACTCTCACGAAGCGTGATTTCCGACGTGGTCAAAGCGGACCTTCCGGCGTTGGAACACTTGGAACTCTGGCTCGGCACGGACGACTACGGGTTTGACGGCTCCATTCACGACTTGCGCCCATTCCTGGAAGGCGCAAAATGGCCGAATCTTAAGACTCTTGGCCTTAGAAACTCCGTCATCGCCGACAAGATCGCCTTTGCCCTAAGCGTGGCTGAAAAAGCGGATGCATCGAGCGTTCAGGTCGAAGGCAAGACCTTTGTGCTCACCGGTACCCTCCACAACCTGAAGCGCTCCGACGCTGAAAAACAGCTCGCCTCGATGGGCGCAAAGATTGGAAGCGGCGTCTCCAAGACCACGGACTACCTTGTGGCTGGCGAAAAGGCGGGCTCCAAGATGGAGAAGGCGAAGTCGCTCGGCGTACCTGTACTCAGCGAAGCAGATTTGATGAAGATTCTAGGGGCCGAGGTAGACACGGTGTCCGAAGCTGGTGGCAGTATTTTGGACAAGATCAAGGTTCTCGACCTCTCGATGGGCACCTTGACCGATGAAGGCGCCAAGGCACTTTTTGAGAATCCCAAAATCAAGAATCTGGACAAGCTCGATGTCCACTTCCACTACCTCTCCGACGAATGGGTTGAGAAGCTTCGTGGTTTGCCAATCGATGTGGACGTTGCTGACCAACAAGAGGGCGATAGCTACGGCGACGACGAAGTCTATCGATACGTTGCCGTTTCTGAGTGAAATTCGCCCTACTCTGCAACCCCGAAAACCGTCGCGCTGACTACTTTATCCGCGCGCATGAGAGTCTTCTCGGTTGCGCTCCACACGTTATCTCATGGGAAGACTACTTGGCCGGGATGGAAAGCCCGCCAGACCTCCCCTTGCGCATTGAGTCTCCAGGAGAGAACCCGGTAGTGCGCGAGGCCTTGATCAGGCTGGGCGCGGAGCTCCGTGGGGCAATTGACCTCCAGATTAGCAGAGCCCACGGAGTCATCGAACACGAAGCGCTCTTCTTTGACGGGTTCAAGTCCTCGCTAGAGCGGCTTGAAAGCCTAGTGGAGTGCTTTGTGAACACTCCGGCCTCCATCATCGCCATGACGGACAAAATGCGAGCGCACGCGGTTCTAGAGGCCGCTGGGCTGCCACACGTGCCCCTTTTGTCCACCGTTTCTACCTGGGAAGAACTTTCGGCACTACTGCACGAACACGGCCGGGTATTCGTGAAGCCCCAATACGGCTCCTCAGCAAGTGGAGTCATCGCACTTCGCGCACGTTCCAGGCGATTTGAGGCCACGACGTCCATTGAATTGACCGAAAAACACCTCTTCAATTCTCTGAAAGTCAGAACTTACACCGATGAACGGGAGATCGGTGAGATCATCAACAGGCTGGGAGATCCTCATGACGGCGTAGGCAAACTCTTGGTGGAGTTTTGGATACCTAAGGATGTCTTCGCCGGAAGAGGATGGGACCTCAGGGTTCTCGCCATCACCGAACGGCCTCCTGCGCACGTCGTGGTGCGCACTTCGACGAATCCAATGACGAACCTGCACCTCGGAAACCAGAGAGGTGACCTGGCATTCGTCCAGGGTCGCCTTGGCCCTCAAAGATGGGCTCAAACCATGGACTTTGCTCGCCAGGCAGTCAAAGCTTTTGAGGCATCCTATACAGGGCTTGATATCGCTTGGGACGCAGGTCTCAGGCGTCCGCTTATCATTGAGGCGAATGCTTTTGGAGATCTACTCCCTGGAATTCTGAACGATCAGGGCCAAGACACCTACCACGCTACTCTCGAATCATTCACGAAAGTAGGCGCTCAAGCTCATCATGGAGTGACTCGGTGAGTCTTAGCTCTCCAAGTGTTGAGAGCTCATTACGACACGCAACGTCTCGTACCGCATTTTCCGCCAATTCTTTACGGTACGCTACGTCTCGTACCGCAATGTGAACCCAAAACACATCCATACCTAGCTCTAGTGCGGGAATGCAATCGTTCTCTAGCGAGTCACCAAAAAGGACTGACGAAGAAAAATCGGTACCGAGGCGTCCGACTATCAACTCAAAGATCGCCGGGTTTGGCTTCGAGATGCCTACTTCTTGGGAGATCACAACCTCGTCAAAGAGGCCTTCAATTCCAAGTCCTTGAAGCTTTCTCCGCTGATTTTCGGAGCCACCATTGGTTAGAACGCCGAGTCGAAAACTCTTCGTTAACCGCTCCAAGAGGCCGACCAAGCGGGCATCGTACTCGGTGTCTGATACGCGGAAGCGAAAGGCGTCCCAGAAGTCTTCGGGCCCCTCCCAAACCCCTGGCAGGAGTTCGATTGCCCGAGCCGAAAGCGCAAGCCTATCGGAGTTCCCACCCTGATCTAAAGTAACCATTTCCTCGAGCAGATCACCTTTAAACCCAAGATCTACAAAGGCTTTTCTCGCAAGCGCATCACGATCAAAAAGGGTGTTATCGAGGTCAAAAATCAGCGCGTTTTTGAATTGCTCTCGTTGCAAGCGGCAGACTCGGGTATATACGCAACATGCGCGAGATGAACAAAATCGTAGGGGATTCCGATATCCTCTGGATAACCTTAGATACGCTTCGATGGGACGTGGCTCAAGACGCGTTTTGGAAGGGCGAGTTGCCAAACATTTCCAAGTTGATGCCCTCAACAGGATGGGAAGAACGTCATAGTCCCGGCTCGTTTACGTACGCTGCTCATCACGCATTCTTCAGCGGCTTCTTGCCCACGCTGGCCAAGCCCGGACCCCACCCAAGGCTCTTTGCCGCACGATTTCCCGGCAGTGAAACCACGGCACCAAACACGTTCACCTTTGAAGAAGCGACGCTCCCCGAAGCCCTCTCAAAGTCCGGCTACAGGACGCATTGCATTGGTGGCGTAGGTTTCTTCAACAAACAAACGGCGCTCGGAAGCGTGCTGCCAGGGCTTTTTGATGAATCAGAGTGGAAGCCGAGCTGGGGTGTTACGTCCAGAAATTCGGCGCAATTGCAATTCGAACGAGCAGCCGAAGTTCTGGCCGAATCCGACGCCCCACACTTTCTCTTCATCAACGTTTCGGCAATTCATCAGCCGAATTGCCACTACCTGCCGGATTGCCAAACCGATGGCCTTGAGAGCCACAGGGCGGCGTTGCGGTACGTGGACAGCACCTTCCCGATACTTCTGGACGCACTCAAGCGCCGCTCACGCGTGTTCGGGGCCGTTTTTGGCGACCATGGCACTGCATATGGCGAAGATGGCTTCTACGGACACCGTAACGGCCTGAGCTCGGTCATGAACGTGCCTTATTTCGATTTCCTTCTGGAGAACTCATGAGTTCTAGACGCACCACATGGGATTTGGCCAAGCAGGCAGGCCCGTATCAGGCCTACGCCTACTCCTATCCTCACAAGACCGCCTATCGAAATTTCGTGCCGAGGCGGCTGAGCGACGTCTGGGAGAACGAGGACCAGTCCGGGCTTTTCCTCTATGCCCATATCCCGTTTTGCGAGATGCGATGCGGGTTCTGCAATCTCTTCACCCTGGCGAGCGCCAAGGACACGCTTCAAGAGGCCTATTGTGACGCTTTTGAGCGGCAAGCTGCGCTAATTCGAGAAGAACTACCTGACGCTCGCTTTGCACGAATTGCAATCGGAGGCGGAACCCCGTCCATCTTGGAGATTCCTCAACTTGAACGGGTCTTTTCAAGCCTTTCAGCGTTCGTGAACCCGTTGGACGTTCCCGTGGCGATCGAGGTCTCTCCAGCCACCATATCGCGAAAAAAACTCGATTACCTCAAGGCCGCTGGAGTTAACCGAATCAGCGTTGGAATCCAGAGTTTTATCGAGTCCGAAACCAAGTCGCTTCGCCGGCCCCAGTCTGCTGAACTGGCGCATCAAGCCCTCGATCTCATGCGCAACACGGGCTTCGACATCATGAACATCGACCTGATCTACGGAATCGAGAACCAGACCCCTGAAACCTTCAAGCATTCGCTTCACGAAGCCCTCAAATACGCGCCAGAAGAAATCTATCTCTATCCACTTTACGTCCGCCCGCTCACCGGGCTCGGCCGCACGGATGCTGAATGGGACGACTTCCGGCAGACCCTCTACCGCGTTGGGCGCGACCTCTTGCTTGAGCAGGGCTATCACCAACTCTCCATGCGGATGTTTCGCCGTTCTGATGCCATTGCGCCCGAAGGACCGCCCTACGCTTGTCAGGCAGATGGTATGGTGGGCCTCGGAGTTGGAGCCCGCTCCTACACAAGCAGCCTTCACTACTCCACGGAATTCGCAGTGGGACGGCCTTCCGTCAAAGGAATCATACAAGACTTTGTGGAACGACCAGACCACGCGCATATCCACGCGAATTACGGGTTTGAGCTAAATGTAGACGACCAGAAACGCCGCCACATCATCCTTTCGCTCCTCAGCGATGAGACGCTCCTCGACGCCACCTACGCGAGCCGATTTGGTAGCGAACCGGAGTCTGACTTTCCGGAGCTCCAGGAGCTAGTCGACGATGGAATCAGCGAGAGGACTCAAGAGGGAATGCGCCTTACGTCGCTGGGACTGGAGTGGTCCGACGCCATCGGTCCATGGCTCACATCCCATAAGGTGAAATCACTCTCCGAGGAGTTCGAACTACGATGAAGCGTTGGTCTATTCTCTATCGCGGTTCTCTTTCGAGCTGCAATTACGCGTGCGACTACTGCCCCTTCGCAAAGACTTCCAACACGCGCAGCGAGCTCGCGAAAGACCGCGACGAACTCGAGCGTTTTGTGACGTGGGTGGAAGCAAGGCCCGACCAAGAGATTGGCGTCTTCTTTACCCCTTGGGGCGAGGCCTTGATACGAAAATACTATCGCGAGGCGATGGTTCGACTCTCGCACCTTCCAAACGTTTGGAAGGTCGCCATCCAGACAAATTTCTCCACATCCACATCCTGGGTAAAAGAAGCAAACCTTCAAAAGGTTGGGTTTTGGATGACTTGGCATCCGACACAAACCTCCATGGAGCGTTTTGTCGAAAAATGCTTCGAGCTCGATGCGATTGGCGCATCCTATAGTGTCGGCGTAGTTGGATTCAAAGAAGAGCTCGAAAACATCCAGAAGTTGAGATCTCTCCTAAGGCCCAATCGCTATCTTTGGATCAACGCATTTAAGCGCGACCCCAAGTACTACAGGCCTGAGGACATTCGCGCCTTTGAAGAGATCGACCCGTATTTCCGGTTAAACACCGTCTACCACCCATCATTGGGCGGCGCTTGCCAGGCAGGCGAGACATCATTTAGTGTAGATGGGAACGGAGACGCACGGCGATGTCATTTTATTCGAGAGCCCATCGGGAATATCTATGATTCGTCGTTCGCTTCATGCCTGAAGCCCCGCTCGTGTACCAACCAGACCTGCGGCTGCTTCATTGGGTACGTCCATATGGACCGACTCGGGCTTTATGACGAGTTCGGTGACGGAATACTAGAAAGGATCCCAAGAACTTTCTTGCCTGAGCATACAAAAGCACCGATGATGACGCGAACCTCTTCCATAGGAGCAGAATGATGAAGAGCGAAATTACACGAAGAAACTTTCTCGAGAAGACCGCTTACACGGCGGCCGCAACACTCACACTCGGCTACCTTCTTGCGGGTTGTAAGAGCGAAGGTGACGCGGGCGCAACCAAAGGGGCTGGCGACACCAAGAAGCAAGCGGCGTCTGGCGACTTCTCATGCAATGACGTGTCGGGCTTGAATGATGCCGATAAAGCAACACGCGAATCCCTCAAGTACGTGGACAAGACCCCAGACCCAGCCAAACCATGTGACGGATGTGCCCTCTACACCCAACCAACGGGTGGCGCACAATGTGGCGGATGCACCGTGGTTAAAGGGCCTATCCACCCCAAAGGCTACTGCACAGCATGGGCACCTAAACCTGCCTAAGTTCAGTTGTCCAACGCATGAATCTATGGTGAACTTGGTCCTTCAAGCGCCATAGGTTTTTTGCGTGCCTCATTCCGAATACACGATATTTTCGGCACTCTTAGGGCAATCCGACCCTTCCACCCTCCAAGATTGGTTTGAAGCCTCCTTTGGCCTAAGCTCGAACGAACTCGCCCGGAGGGTTCACGCGCTGGAGTGGACGTTCAAGTGCCCCCCCTACGATCAGGAACTTCAGACGTGGGTCAAAGCGGCCGAACTCAAAGGTCTCTTTTCATACCTACCCTTGGATGCAATTGAGCAGATCCTGGCCTCATCTGCTTGCATTGACGCGAAATCAGCCGCAGCCGAACTCTTTTGGCGTGAACACGCGATCAAGCAACTAGAACTGGCAAGTGAGAAGGACCTTCCAAAACACCTCTTAGACAGCGCCGAATCCATGGTTGGCGCCC
This Microvenator marinus DNA region includes the following protein-coding sequences:
- a CDS encoding high-potential iron-sulfur protein — protein: MMKSEITRRNFLEKTAYTAAATLTLGYLLAGCKSEGDAGATKGAGDTKKQAASGDFSCNDVSGLNDADKATRESLKYVDKTPDPAKPCDGCALYTQPTGGAQCGGCTVVKGPIHPKGYCTAWAPKPA
- a CDS encoding STM4012 family radical SAM protein — protein: MSSRRTTWDLAKQAGPYQAYAYSYPHKTAYRNFVPRRLSDVWENEDQSGLFLYAHIPFCEMRCGFCNLFTLASAKDTLQEAYCDAFERQAALIREELPDARFARIAIGGGTPSILEIPQLERVFSSLSAFVNPLDVPVAIEVSPATISRKKLDYLKAAGVNRISVGIQSFIESETKSLRRPQSAELAHQALDLMRNTGFDIMNIDLIYGIENQTPETFKHSLHEALKYAPEEIYLYPLYVRPLTGLGRTDAEWDDFRQTLYRVGRDLLLEQGYHQLSMRMFRRSDAIAPEGPPYACQADGMVGLGVGARSYTSSLHYSTEFAVGRPSVKGIIQDFVERPDHAHIHANYGFELNVDDQKRRHIILSLLSDETLLDATYASRFGSEPESDFPELQELVDDGISERTQEGMRLTSLGLEWSDAIGPWLTSHKVKSLSEEFELR
- a CDS encoding STM4011 family radical SAM protein — its product is MKRWSILYRGSLSSCNYACDYCPFAKTSNTRSELAKDRDELERFVTWVEARPDQEIGVFFTPWGEALIRKYYREAMVRLSHLPNVWKVAIQTNFSTSTSWVKEANLQKVGFWMTWHPTQTSMERFVEKCFELDAIGASYSVGVVGFKEELENIQKLRSLLRPNRYLWINAFKRDPKYYRPEDIRAFEEIDPYFRLNTVYHPSLGGACQAGETSFSVDGNGDARRCHFIREPIGNIYDSSFASCLKPRSCTNQTCGCFIGYVHMDRLGLYDEFGDGILERIPRTFLPEHTKAPMMTRTSSIGAE
- a CDS encoding STM4014 family protein, with the protein product MKFALLCNPENRRADYFIRAHESLLGCAPHVISWEDYLAGMESPPDLPLRIESPGENPVVREALIRLGAELRGAIDLQISRAHGVIEHEALFFDGFKSSLERLESLVECFVNTPASIIAMTDKMRAHAVLEAAGLPHVPLLSTVSTWEELSALLHEHGRVFVKPQYGSSASGVIALRARSRRFEATTSIELTEKHLFNSLKVRTYTDEREIGEIINRLGDPHDGVGKLLVEFWIPKDVFAGRGWDLRVLAITERPPAHVVVRTSTNPMTNLHLGNQRGDLAFVQGRLGPQRWAQTMDFARQAVKAFEASYTGLDIAWDAGLRRPLIIEANAFGDLLPGILNDQGQDTYHATLESFTKVGAQAHHGVTR
- a CDS encoding BRCT domain-containing protein, whose amino-acid sequence is MTIGENLSEFYGKPVEDFEMETGIQNPTGIVYRLRKDWDSQHEVPEMIEKFAADPNASKVKALVIGAWDLEGDDSSSTVEALLAAKDTLKGLEAIMFGDVTYEESEISWLEQTDLGPVINAFPNLVHFQCRGGNSLELNNVKHHGLKTLIVETGGLSRSVISDVVKADLPALEHLELWLGTDDYGFDGSIHDLRPFLEGAKWPNLKTLGLRNSVIADKIAFALSVAEKADASSVQVEGKTFVLTGTLHNLKRSDAEKQLASMGAKIGSGVSKTTDYLVAGEKAGSKMEKAKSLGVPVLSEADLMKILGAEVDTVSEAGGSILDKIKVLDLSMGTLTDEGAKALFENPKIKNLDKLDVHFHYLSDEWVEKLRGLPIDVDVADQQEGDSYGDDEVYRYVAVSE
- a CDS encoding STM4013/SEN3800 family hydrolase, with the translated sequence MNKIVGDSDILWITLDTLRWDVAQDAFWKGELPNISKLMPSTGWEERHSPGSFTYAAHHAFFSGFLPTLAKPGPHPRLFAARFPGSETTAPNTFTFEEATLPEALSKSGYRTHCIGGVGFFNKQTALGSVLPGLFDESEWKPSWGVTSRNSAQLQFERAAEVLAESDAPHFLFINVSAIHQPNCHYLPDCQTDGLESHRAALRYVDSTFPILLDALKRRSRVFGAVFGDHGTAYGEDGFYGHRNGLSSVMNVPYFDFLLENS
- a CDS encoding HAD family hydrolase, which codes for MQREQFKNALIFDLDNTLFDRDALARKAFVDLGFKGDLLEEMVTLDQGGNSDRLALSARAIELLPGVWEGPEDFWDAFRFRVSDTEYDARLVGLLERLTKSFRLGVLTNGGSENQRRKLQGLGIEGLFDEVVISQEVGISKPNPAIFELIVGRLGTDFSSSVLFGDSLENDCIPALELGMDVFWVHIAVRDVAYRKELAENAVRDVACRNELSTLGELRLTESLHDELERLLS